A genome region from Fusarium musae strain F31 chromosome 5, whole genome shotgun sequence includes the following:
- a CDS encoding hypothetical protein (EggNog:ENOG41) gives MKPKVFQFLVGVFASFGSLLFGYDLGVIAQVIASGSYQREFNTTPTDSDTGAVVALFTAGAFFGAMFAGPTTEYTGRRWTITIGSLIFILGGSLQTAAPAISYLMAGRFLAGLGVGFLTMIIPLYQAEIAHPSIRGRVTALQQFMLGIGALIAAWTGWGTFTNFSDNRQWRIPLGIQIIPAIILGALIFVFPESPRWLMDQGKQDEALKTLARLHSNGNVDDAWVRAEIEQIQESIADEHANGAKSYLELFRDVSCFRRLLIACGLQASIQMTGVSAIQYYSVTIYGQAGINAADTLKYQAINSIIALIAQALCIVYIDRFGRRWTLIWGNLFNMLTFIIATIMLVVYPPGSGSAAQGWGFIIVTWAYNFSFSATCGPLSWIIPAEIFDTRTRAKGVSLATMTSFAFNTMIGQVTGIAMGAVGWKYYLLFVICNFTNALCVWAFVPETKQLPLEEMNYLFTNAPWFIPFVDKSEYTANLQADLARRAEAIDEKLAAQHETGEHVDKI, from the exons ATGAAGCCCAAGGTTTTCCAGTTCCTCGTGGGAGTGTTTGCGTCCTTTGGATCGCTGCTCTTTGGTTATGATTTGGGTGTCATCGCCCAGGTTATCGCCTCTGGGTCGTACCAGAGAGAATTCAACACAACTCCTACCGATTCTGATAC AGGTGCTGTGGTCGCGCTCTTCACTGCCGGCGCCTTTTTTGGCGCCATGTTTGCCGGCCCTACGACTGAATACACCGGACGACGATGGACCATCACCATTGGCTCTTTGATCTTTATTCTCGGTGGATCTCTGCAAACCGCAGCTCCCGCGATCTCATACCTCATGGCCGGCCGATTCTTGGCCGGCCTTGGCGTCGGTTTCTTGACCATGATCATTCCTCTGTACCAAGCCGAGATTGCTCACCCCTCCATCAGAGGCCGAGTCACCGCTCTCCAGCAGTTCATGCTGGGCATTGGTGCTCTGATCGCAGCGTGGACTGGTTGGGGAACCTTCACAAACTTCAGCGACAACCGGCAGTGGCGCATCCCCCTCGGCATCCAGATCATCCCTgccatcatcctcggcgCCCTCATCTTCGTGTTCCCAGAGTCTCCCCGCTGGCTCATGGACCAGGGTAAGCAGGACGAAGCGCTCAAGACCCTTGCGCGCCTCCACTCCAACGGGAACGTCGATGACGCCTGGGTTCGCGCGGAGATCGAGCAGATTCAGGAAAGCATCGCCGACGAACATGCCAACGGCGCCAAGTCGTATCTTGAGCTTTTCAGGGATGTTTCTTGCTTCCGTCGTCTCTTGATTGCGTGCGGTCTCCAGGCTTCGATTCAGATGACTGGTGTTTCGGCGATTCAGTACTACTCTGTTACTATTTATGGACAGGCTGGTATCAATGCCGCTGATACCCTCAAGTATCAGGCCATCAACTCTATTATCGCGTTGATTGCCCAGGCTCTTTGCATCGTTTATATCGATCGCTTCGGTCGTCGATGGACGCTTATCTGGGGTAATCTGTTCAACATGCTCACCTTTATCATCGCCACCATCATGCTTGTTGTGTATCCCCCGGGTTCCGGTAGCGCTGCTCAAGGTTGGGGATTTATTATCGTTACTTGGGCGTACAACTTCTCTTTCTCAGCCACTTGCGGACCTCTCTCCTGGATCATCCCCGCCGAGATCTTCGACACCCGCACCCGAGCCAAGGGCGTTTCTCTTGCTACAATGACCTCATTTgccttcaacaccatgatCGGTCAAGTCACTGGTATTGCGATGGGTGCTGTTGGCTGGAAGTATTACcttctcttcgtcatctgcaACTTCACTAACGCCCTCTGCGTCTGGGCTTTCGTTCCTGAGACCAAGCAGCTTCCTCTGGAGGAGATGAACTATCTCTTCACCAACGCTCCTTGGTTCATTCCCTTCGTCGACAAGAGCGAGTACACTGCAAACTTGCAGGCTGATCTTGCTCGCAGGGCTGAGGCTATTGACGAGAAGCTTGCTGCTCAGCATGAGACTGGAGAGCACGTTGACAAGATCTAA